Below is a window of Scyliorhinus torazame isolate Kashiwa2021f chromosome 24, sScyTor2.1, whole genome shotgun sequence DNA.
ATAAAAGCTGCGACCTCCTGTTACTGATTCCAATGCCTCCAAGTTACAATTAACGCTTCATTGCAATGGAGTTTCTCTCGTCTCATGGCTCCGAGTAAGAAACGAGTCACATACATTAACCCAGATAGTTATTGCAGAAACATCTACACATTAAGTAGCAGAACAGAATCTGAGTGACACAAAACAATTCGCCCTTTTTCtgataaagtgagtggctctgaaaagagcctttgtgttattagattaaagaatggtcgcttcacttcttgccggcgccagcgctgcttttcttgggcagcagcacggcctggatattaggcagcacccccaCATTCACTTCGCTTCAGGAGGAgtggcggtgcacacattgctgattggttatctgaacaacattgtggagcctggcacaaactgaccaatcagatgtctgtttgaagcaccaatcaggagactccacggtgctgtgggcggaaagtttgggcgccaaatgttcagattccaaccgaatatttatttcaaagcttaaaagagcgcCAAAAGATAAAACAGAGAAAATTGAATTGGGACCGTAAAAACGAGACTAAATCACTGAGTATAAGATTGTTGGATTCTCTCTCCGTAATCTACAGTTTCCCTTTATCTGTCAGTTTCTCATTTCGGTTTTTCTCTAAAAGAACAAACCTAAAAtgaattaaagcaaaataatgcggatgctgcaaatgtgaattgaagagaaatgctggataaactcagcatgtctgggagAATCTGTGGAAATGTTTCGGATTTATAAAAGGGGCATTTAATCCGAAACTGTCTCCACAGATTTTTACAACCTGGAGTCCAATCGAGTTTaatctggctgctgtttaaaacgctctcagccGCAGACAGAATGTCTAATTTACAGCCAACTACAAACCTTATTAAAAATATTCCATATTGTAGACTActtcagtgttaaaagtggagtgagcaatttggagctcgtgtcagtattgaaatggaaTTTCACCACAACACTGGTGTGCTctcaataaactgatcgattattgaggaagcctgaaagagaaagggaggtttttcggaacctgaacacaaattgaaagggaggtTTTGAAGTTCTGTTGTCTCTCCAAATCTAGCGACAGGGACCGAATATGACCAAGTCAGAAACCAAAGACACAGGGACACCGAGCAGTCACTAAATGAGGAGACTTATTTTCAAGGCACGAAGATCGACCGGGCGATAACTGGACATCACCCAGGATGTTATGTTCCAGTGAAACACTATTTGAACCGATTTGGCTATTCATAATCTAATAAGAATTTTAAAACGATGGTTTGGCTGCTTTCCagaaattgtgggtggctcttaaaagagccgttgggttttgatgagtttgagaacagttttacttggagctggtgtacttggtcaccgcctttgtcccttccgacacggcgtgcttggccagttccccgggcagcagcaggcgcacggcggtctggatctcccgggagctgatggtgctgcgcttgttgtaatgggccaggcgggaagcctcacccgcgatgcgctcaaaaatatcgttgacgaaggagtccatgatgctcatggc
It encodes the following:
- the LOC140400141 gene encoding histone H2B 7-like, whose product is MVEDKKAPAPKKGAKKTQKKVPVKGNKKRRRARKESYSIYINKVMKQVHPDTGISSKAMSIMDSFVNDIFERIAGEASRLAHYNKRSTISSREIQTAVRLLLPGELAKHAVSEGTKAVTKYTSSK